The Pseudanabaena sp. PCC 6802 genomic interval TTACGCCTCACAATCGCACGACGCGCCCGAATATCATTCAGCCTAGTTATAACGAAGCGAATCTGTTAGAAAAAATCGATGTCTGGCTGCGGCGCAATGCGGTTCCTGCTGAGTTGCTGGCTGCCAATACGACGGATTTTCACCCCGTCACCAATATTGATTACAACGCCAAGGGGCAGCGGCTGGCGATTGAATACGGCAATGGCACGACAACCAGATATTTCTACGATGGCGAGACGTTTCGGTTAATTCGTCTGTTAACGATGCGTTCCCAGTTGGGGGAAAACGAAAACCAGAACGTTCAAGATTTGCGCTACAGTTACGACCCAGTTGGCAATATTACTTACATTCAAGATAACTCCGATCTGCAAAACGTTATCTATTTCCGCAACCAGCGCGTCGAACCAAGTGCGAGTTATGAGTACGATCCCCTCTATCGCCTGATTAAAGCGACGGGACGAGAACATCTAGGGCAGACAGGAGGAAGGCTGAACGCTCCACAACAAACGGATAGCGACGATACGCCTCGGATGAATTTACCCCATCCTAATGATGGCAATGCGATGGGAACTTATACCGAGGAGTATAAGTATGACGAGGTGGGGAATATCTTACGGATGGTTCACCAAGCCTTGAATGGGGGGTGGACGCGCCACTATGACTACAGTGAGCCAAGTTTAATCGAAACGGATAAGGTCAGTAATCGTCTCAGCCGTACCAGTTTGCCGGGGGATGCCGAGGGAGAGTTCGGTGCGCGGTATAAGTACGACGAACACGGCAATATGACGCGGATGCCCCATTTGCCCTCGATGCAGTGGGATTATCGAGACCAGCTTCAGGCTTCTGCTCGACAGGTTCGCAACGATGGGGGTGCGGCGGAGACGACCTATTATGTCTATGATGCCAGCGGTCAGCGCGTTCGCAAAGTGACAGAACGGCAGGGACAGAACCCGACTCGCCTGAAGGAGCGGATTTATTTAGGCGGGTTTGAGATTTATCGAGAATATAACGGCGGGGGCAATGCGGTTACGTTAGAGCGAGAAACGCTGCACGTTATGGATGACCAGCAGCGCATTGCTGTGGTAGAGACTCGAACGCGGGGGAACGATCGTTCGTTAGCGCAACTGGTGCGGTATCAGATAGGGAATCATCTGGGGTCTGCTGCTCTGGAGTTGGATGATGGGGCGAATGTTATTTCCTATGAGGAGTATTATCCCTATGGAGGTACGTCCTATCAGGGGGTAAAGAGTCAGACGGAGACTTCTAAGCGTTATCGCTATACGGGTAAGGAGCGGGATGAGGAGAATGGGCTGTATTATCACGGGGCGAGGTATTATGCACCTTGGTTGGGGAGGTGGACTGCATCTGATCCTGCACGCATGGTTGATGGGACGAATTTGTATCTCTATGTACGAAATAATCCCTTAATGTATGCCGATTCAACTGGTGCATATTGCGACCCTACAACACAGTCATGCGTCGATCCAACAGAACCTACGGAACGTGAAGAGGCATTACAGCAGAGTCTTCCAGAAAATGAGCGTCATCTACCGCCTGCTTCCTTTGAGGCACATCCACCATCACCGTCAGCAGAGTCACCACCAGCAGAGCCGCTGCCAGCTTCGTCATCAACGCCCCTAACTGAAAAAAGTGAGACAGGTGGTAAGAGTGTCGGGAAACCCGGCTTTGGGGAGAGCTTAATTCCTGTCTGGGGATCGGGTAGGGAGGCAATTTATAACTTTCAAAAAGGTAGCTGGGGTTGGGGAATACTATACACAGGTTTGGCAGTTACTGATGTTTTTTTAGTTAAGTCTCTAGCGACAGCAGCTGGTAAAGCAATAATTAAAACAGTTGCAAGGGAGACTACTGAGTTAGCAACCAAAGAAGTTGCAGAGAAAGGAATTGAAAAGGTAGCAGAAACGACATTTAAAGAAGCTTCAGAAAAAACCGCTCAAGAAGTTGTGGAGAAAACAACAAAAGAAGCAGTTAGCAAAGAAGTAACAGAAGTAGGACTTCAATCATTTACACATGCTGAAAAATATGGAATTAAGCCTTACAAAGAACTCAAAAAACTCCTTGAAGGAACAAAATTAGAAGCTCATCATTTAATTGAAAAAAGATTTGCAAAAATATTGGGCATTAGTGCAAATAAAATTGAATCAATAGCCTTGACTAAAACTGAACATCAGTTGTTTACAAATGCTTGGAGACAAGCAATAGGATATGTAGGAGATACAAATATAATAAACACCGCAAATGTGACGAAAGAGCAAATTCTTAATGCAGCAAGAAATATCTACAAAGAATATCCATATATATTACAAAAATTGGGATTATAATTAGGGAGAAAATCATGAAAATTATTCATCAAATCTTTCATAATTGGACATCAAATGAGATTACTGTCTTGAAGAAATATGGAATCAATTTAGAACCCGGCTATCAAAAAATATTTTTAGATGAAGATGAAATTTATCAAGAGTTGAAGCCTATCCTGGACAAATGGGGTGTACTTGATATGGCAAGTACAGAATTTTCTGGTAAAGACTTTTCAGTATCTACTTCTTTTATGTTTTATCCAGCATGGCAAACTGGATACCCACAGCCAGAAGATGATTTTAAATATATAAATACTACTTATGATACAAGCAACTATTGTTCTAAATGTGGTTTGGGTTTAATACAAAAAGAATCGTTTAGGTTTAAAAAAGAACCAAAATGGGGTAAAAAAAAGACATTAATGTTGAATTGGGTATTCGATGAAATATTTGTAAAAGATGATATATATGAAAAGATTTTTATGCCTTTAAATATTGATTATAAGCCAGTCTTTTTGTACAAAAAAGAAACAATCATTGAATCAGTGGTACAATTGATAATCCCAGAAGCCATAGAGCCTTTAAATCTTAAAAATTGCCCTTTTTTGTTGTGTGAAGCTTGTGGAAGAAAAAAGTATTTTCCAATGACACGAGGTTTTTTTCCTGCTTTTTTGTCTGATTACTTACCTAATACTTTTGTAAAAAGCCAAGAGTATTATGGCAGTGGAGCTAGTGCATCTAAATGGATGTTTTTACCTAAAGAAATTAGAGATCTGTTACTAATAAATAAAGTAAATATGGTATATGTTCCCGTTAGCAGTGAGTAAGTTCTCAGTGCGATCGCATCGCCGTAGGTTGGGTTGACGAAGGAAACCCAAAATTAATAAAACTTATAATGGTTATTGGCAGGATTAGAAAAATGGGAGGAATAAATCGTGCTAACAAAATTAGAAATATTGAAAATCATAAAATCCCGATCTAGACCAAGGAAAAAAATCACTGTTGGGTTGCAACCGATAGGGAATCAATAGAACAAACAATGGCAAAAGATCTATTTCATGATGCAGTTAGACGAGGCTTAGAAAAAGAGCAGTGGATCGTTACAGACGATCCATTAGAACTGGAATGGGAGGAAGTCGCCGTCAAAATCGATCTAGGGGCTGAACGATTGATTGCTGCTGAACGAGATCGGGAAAAAATTGCTGTTGAAATCAAGAGCTTTATTGGTACATCTGCCATTAATGATTTTCACACCGCTTTAGGGCAGTTCTTGAACTACCGAATTATGCTGGAAGTCAAAGAACCAGAGCGCCTGCTCTATCTAGCTGTACCCTTGGAAACCTATCGAACTTTCTTTCAGAGTCGCTTTGCTCAGGTGGCGATCGAGCGATATCAACTTCACCTGCTTGTTTATGAACCAATGACTGAGGAGATTGTCCAATGGATAAATTAGAACACTATCGAACCTGTATTCAAACATTGTTAGAAAAGCGTAGTCAATCTAAATCTCGCAACGAGGATATAGAAAACGAATTATTTTGTGACACAGTTCGGGATCGCTACCAACTGATGCGAGTAGGCTGGAAAGGCTTGGAACGAGTTTATTACACTGTTTTACACTTTGATATCAAAGATGGAAAAATTTGGCTCCAGCACAACGCGACGGACACTGATGTAGGTCAAGAATTGATAGAAATGGGAGTTGCCAAAGAAGACATTGTTCTTGGGCTACATCCACCCTACAAACGCCCTTATACCGGTTATGGGGTTGCTTGATTTTCTAATACTTATTGCAGAAACACCTACCAATCGTGAGAGGATATTCAAAATGGCAGAACCTCCTAAACCTATCGCTCAACTGAAGTTTACGCCAACGGTCGATGAGGCACTAAAACAGCTCGCTGATGATACGGCAGTCAGCGCTAGTAAACTTGCCCAGACTATCCTGAATCTTTACGATCATAAAAGGTACTATGCCGGTGGGATGTTTGTTTCGTTGACTCTGCAAGAGACAGATCTGAAAAAGCCCGCTCAAAAGTGGTTAGAAGAAGTTCAAACCCTTTTCGATCCCGAAGCATTAGTGGCTAACGGGTATCAGCCTGAGCTACACGGTCGACTAGCGATCGTCGGACTAGCCATACTCGATACCAAACTGTACGAGCAGCTAGAGCAGCATCAAGCCTTTACAGCGCTGGTCAAAGAGCTACGACCTCCCTTAAAAAGCCTCACTGATATCCTCAGCGATCGGGGACGAAAACTTTACGACGAGGTAGTAAAGCCAACACCGCGCGAAGTTGCTGATACCGTGCCTAACTGGTCTGACGATCCGCTGAAAAAACTAGATGAAGACCAGCTTGGGCGTGAAGCATACGCCCGCTTCCTCGCAGAGCGTATTAAGGCCATTCCATCTGGATCGGGTGCGTACACCATCCATCTCTATGGTCCCTGGGGAGCTGGAAAGAGCACTTTGCTCAATTTCTTGCAAGCTGAGTTGACGGCTGAGGGGGCCGAGACTTACCCCCCGACAAAGATTCCACAAAAGCAGGACAGCAGTAAAGAGGTATCTACAAAGCAGCAAAGGTGGCTAATTGTTGAATTTAACGCCTGGCGCAACCAGCATATCGATCCGCCTTGGTGGTCGCTTATCGATACCGTGTTTCGGCACACCAAGGGAGAGCTGTCCTGGCTAAACCGTATGTGGGAATACGAGTGGCGTCTATTTTCCGGGCGAGTATCTTACCTCTTTTCGCTAGCTGTGTTGATGTGGGTATTGGTTCTGGGAGGGGGCTGGGTGCTACAGTACGCGATCGGCAAGGAAGATCGGCCAGGTAGAGAGAGCCTTGCTCAGGTCGCAAGCACAGCAGAGAATGTGGGCAAGATCGTAGCCCTCGTAGTAACCATTTGGAGCGGCATCGAAGCAACTAAACGCTCGCTCTTGTTGGGGTCTGCTGAAGCGGCTGCAACCTATAAACAGCGAGTTAATGACCCGATGAACGAGATCGAGCAGCGGTTCAACAAACTCATTGAACGTCTTGCCCCTAGACGGGTGGCTGTTTTCATCGACGATCTAGATCGTTGTCAAAGCAGCTATGTTGTCGAGTTGCTGGAAGGAATCCAGACGCTGTTTCGCGAAGCTCCGATCGTTTACGTGGTTGCCGCTGACCGCCATTGGCTAAACGCTTGCTACGTGCAGGAGTATGACAAGCTCGAACCATTTATTCACGAACCGGGTAAATCTCTCGGAACGCTCTTCCTGGAGAAGGCCTTTCGTTTCTCTACCCCTATACCGGGCATTCCTGATGAAATCAGAAAACAGTATTGGTCGTATCTGTTGCAGCTAAAAACTGAGGAAAAAGATCTCAATAAGGCACGTCAAAAGGCGAAAGAGGAAGTTTCGAAAATTAGCGGAGAGGGTGACTTACAGCATCTTGCTACCCGTAAAGATGAATCTAAGTCATTTGTGGAGCAACAGGCGATCCGGGAAGAAGTGGCTATGCGATTGGCTGCACCGGAGGTCATGGAGCGGCTCGAACATACACTCAAGCCGTATTCTTCGCTTCTCGATCCCAATCCGCGTGCTATGAAACTGTTGGTGAATGCGTACAGCGCTAATTGGGCGATTTCCCTGTTGTCCAGAATCGATGTAGAGCGACATCAGTTGATCCTGTGGACAATCCTCTCGGAACGCTGGCCTGACTTAGCGAGCTTTCTTGAGGAACATCCAAAGATGGTGAATAGATTTAGACCAGGTAATTCACTCGACGTTGATAAAGATTTTGAGGCATTGCTCTCTGATAGAGAAAGAGAAACTTTGAAGGTTTTATTCTCCGACAAAGACGTTATCGATGTTGTTAATGCTAAAGGCATTGACGATATTCCGCTCGGACCTGCTCTACATGAAGAAGCAATTAAGTTGTGTTCGCTTATGCACGCATAGTGCAACTCGAATCTTTGACTGAAAGGCATCAATTCGATAGAACGCGCGAAACCCAACATCCCTAGCCCAAGCATACCGTCTTTTGCTCTTGATGGGGTTTTATTTCGTTCAACCACAGCGGACAATTTTTATAATGGGGCAATGGGGCGATCGCCGATCTTTTAGGGTACATTAGCGAAGCGTAACGCACCAAATTCCCTAAAAATAACCAAATAAGGAGAAAAATCCGATGAAAATCACCAAAATTGACACTAACGGACAATTGACTATCCCCCCTGACATCCGAGAGCAACTTCAACTTCTACCTGGCACAGAAATCCAGATGGAAGTGATAGGGGATACCCTACAAATTCATAAACCCAGATCCCTCAACCGAGGAACACAACTGATTGCTACCATCCGTGGCAAAGCAACTAGCCGCCTGACTACTGAGAACATCATGCAACTGACCCGTGAAAGCCCATGACCGAGATTCTGGTAGATAGCAACGTCATCCTTGATGTCCTGACCGAAGACCCGCAATGGTTTGAGTGGTCGGCTCAAATGCTTGCAGAGTACGCAGATCAAGGAGATTTAGTCATTAACCCGATTATTTACGCAGAAATCTCAATCGGTTTCAATCAACTCGAAGAGGTAGAAGCAGCCCTGCCGCAGGATTTCTTTCGCCGAGATCCTTTACCCTATGCAGCCGCTTTTCTAGCGGGACAGAGTTTTCTAAACTATCGCCGTCGAGGTGGAGAGAGGCGATCGCCATTACCGGATTTCTATATTGGCGCTCACGCTGCCGTTGCTGAAATCCCCCTATTAACTCGTGATGTCAACCGTTACCAAACTTACTTTCCCTCAGTCCGACTGATTATGCCCTAGTGCGATCGCCTTGAATTAAGCCATAAAAATAAACCCAACATTACAGCAGCAGATGCATATAAACTACTATATTCCGAACGACTGTCAACTCTCACCAAAAAACGCTTTGGGATTTATTTCCGCAATCTGTTGATAGTCAACTTCCCCAAGGTATCCCCGCAGATCCAGACTAAACTTTTTCTCCGAGGTTGCCATTTGCACCATGTAATAATCCGAACCAAACAGAATTTTAGGTCTTAACTGAGGGTCTTGCAGTAAAACCTTGAGAAAAGAGAAATACTTTTCATCATTTAGGGTATAAGAGATATCAGCATAAACATTGTCATACGCCTTCAACATCTGCAAAATCAGATATAGCCAATTCAGTCCAAAAGCTTGTTTTATTTTTTGTTTAAGCTCTTCTTGCTCCTGCTCAGTGCGAGAATCATTGTTCAGTAAATCTCTAATTTCTCGAACAATTTCATCATACTTTTTCCTATCGTCATGAGAAAGAGGATTCTCTATGTAATCATCCCAATCTTCATTGCCACCAAAGTGAGCAAAATCGATTTTAAGCCGAGGATACTGCTTTAACAAATACAAATATTGAACGGGATGGGCGAAAAAACTGCAAATCTTCTGTCTATCATTGCCATTCCTTCTCTTGTTCCGTTTGAGTTCCTCAACAATCTCTTCGACATCGATCCCATCAAATTTAAAATCCTGTAGATAGCTTTTAAGCTTTTTATCGCCGCCCCGATAGTAAACCCCTGCCGGTGAAGTATGGGTAATAATCGGAATCCGTTTGTCTTCTGCATACCTGTAAACCGGATTCAATCTAGAGTCATAGGGGTAATATCCCAATGGCGCATAGAGCTTAATCCCTGCAAAATTCTGCTTCTCCAAATAATCAAGACCCAACTCCACAACCCCATCTCGCCTCGGATCGAGACAGATAAACGGCAGAATTAATTCGCTATACTTCTGATTTTGCTTTAACTGAGCCAATTCCGTTAGTTGTTGTTCAAAGGATTGCTCGCTCTCTCCCGCATCCATACGGGTCATATCCATACTCAGCACGACAAATCGACTACCTCCTGGATAGAACTTTTGTATCTGATTGAAGATCTTTTCTTGCGTATCCAAAGCCCCCGTACTGATAAATGCTGCATAGCGATCGAATAGGTCGTCCGTACTAAATGGGTTCAAGCGGTTGAGCAATCGGGCAATAGGTCTGAAAAATTTATATTTAGCAAAGAATCGAACCAAACCAAAAGGCACGAAATATTCTGGAACGGCTTCAAACGTAAAGATATGGGTATGGCAATTGTGAATAATCATAATCTTGATGGCTCTAATCCAGTTAGATTAGCTAAAATTCTTAACATTATGCTATTGTTTGCCCTGCAAGCAATGTGAGAGAATAAAACTGAATTAATTATAACCGTCATTGATGTTTCTGCATTTGAGAGCGAATTTTCTAGTAAAACTCCAAATTTCTTGTTAAGTTAGTTCGCCTAGAAAATCCGCATTCTATAAAAAATGTAAACTTAACACTAGTCACTCAAACAAAATATTTAGACGAATTTGCATTTATTGATATACCTCTGTCTTACAATCTAGATCTATTTAATAAGTCAGAAAAATCATTGGATGGTCTTTAAACAAGATACTAAAGCTGATGAATGGTTATGCCAACACCTAAAGCTCTTTCTCCAATCCAAACCCTCGAAATGTTCAAGGAAAGCCATCCCGACTTGAACAGTATCGAGAAAATTCTCGACTTCTCCGAAGAAATTTTTGTCAAAGATTTTACTGACAGAGAACCCTTTAACGGCGACATCCGCAAGGCTCGCCAAGCCTATCGTGCTGCCCAACGTATTCAAGAACAAATCACCCTGCTCTGGGCAAACCTCAAAGACATCGGTTCCCCTGTCCTCAAAGAAGCCCTCTTCAACAATATTCCCCAGAGCTTCATCGATTATTTCAATTCCATCCCCGCTTACAATCGCCTCTTTGGCAACCTCGACTTCATCGAAACCGACCATTCTCGTTCCATTTTTGGTCCTGCCGCCTATTTCGTCGATTTGCTCCGCTTTATCGAGAAAAATATTATTAAAAATGACAAGAATAGTATTCCTGCTGGACACGAATTAGAAAAAAGACACCTGCGCCTATTTCGCCTTCCCCTCGATAAAGAAAACACCTTTAACCTCGTCCCCTACATCGATCTCGTCACCGAAGCTCTAGAAGATATTGTCCGCAGGCCAGACGAGCCTGAAAAATCTCCCTATCAGGTGCTGGAGGAAGCCAAATTTCCCATGCAACTTCCTTTCCATCTGCCCCTAGAAGAAATTCGCCTCTACTTAAAACAGCTAAAAATTAGCCTAGAAGAGATCTATCGCCTCTTTAGCCTAGTTGGGCAAGAAGCATTTACAGATCTTCTCCCTGATGAAGATGAAAGTGGTGAAAAATTAACTTCGGATCGATCTAAAATACTTTTTGAAGAACTACAAAAAAAAGGAATTTTAGATTTTCGAGGCGCGTTAACGGATGCCTTTCAGCCCGATGATCCGAATTTCAATCTCATTTTAAGCTCAGATTTTATCGAATATGAAAAACACATTGTTGAAAAACTTCAAGAATACCGAGGATTAGAAGTAGCGATCGCACGTGAAATCTTAGCTCTTTCCCCACGGGAATATCAGTTAATAGAGAATCCCGTCATTGCAGAATCAGAACTGGGAAAATTTTATGGAACTACACGAAAGTTATCCTGGCACGTTGATACAACTTTCGTAGATTCTTTGAATCGCCAAGTTTTTCCCGATTCATTAAGACAAAAATTTATAACCGAGAAACAAATTTTATCTGAATCTCAATACATTAGTGTGTTTGCTTTGATTCAAGGAGAGAAATGGCGAATTTCAGATTTACAGAAGAAGAAAATATACATCATTCAAAAAGAAGGTGCGAGACTTACCATTTCTCTAGATGTTGTACTTGAAGGCAAGGGAAGTCTAGAAGACGTTGAGGTATTTATCGAGAAAACAGGACTTACGCACAAACAATTAGACGCACTTCTGTTCCTCGATCACAGCAATGATGAAATTAATGCTGGACTGCCTCGACTCCTTTTTATCAATAATACGGGTGATGTAGAAGGATATTTGAGCATCACAAGTCAGTTTGACAAGAACAAGCTCTTCGATCTCGATTTTTCGGCAGACACAAATGCTGACTTTACAGATTGTATTGAACTTTTAGGTCAGCATATTTTCCCCAAGATGTTACACAAGAAATTTGTAGATTGGGGAATCGACCTAACTAAAAGTGACTTTGAGATTCCTGATAACGCAACCGATGAAGAAAAAAAGAGACTAAATAGACTAAATGCTAGTGCAAGTATAGAAGTATTGATTGATGTCTTGGTTGCCGCTAGATCTGGGAAATGGCTAATTAAAGATGCCAATGACAACAAACTCTATATTCTTCAGGTACTTGAAAAATCTCTGAAGCTTTACGAAGGCAAAGAACAAAAATTAACTATTGAAGGAGATAAAGCTACCGCTCTACTAGCTCTTCTTAATAAGCCAAAGCTAAGTAATGCTGATTTAATAGCTGTAGGCGTAGAACTCAGAAAGAACCTTAGCCTTTCAGATAAACTCGAAATTAACGAATGGAAAACTGATAAATGGCGAGTTCGGGATTCAGAAAAAAATAAAACCTATATTATTTGCCACGATTTTAATCAACCCAGCTTAAATCAACTTAGCGTCTTTGACGAACCCTACGATCGCCTCGAAAACCTCACCCTCAAGAGGCTCGATCGCATATACCGATTCCTCAAACTTTCCCGCAAACTAGACTGGACATTTGCCGACCTCGATTGGGCTTTGCGAACTCTACAGAAAACCCCTGTCGGCGAAAAAGTTCTGCGCTTCGACGGCGTTAACGACTATATTGCTATCCCCAACGTCCGCGATCCCAAAGATCCAGATGCTTTCAAAGACACTTTTACCCTAGAAGCTTGGGTTCAACCAACTCAAGCAAAAATCAACCCTATTTTCGCTAAAGGGACTCCTGATGGCTCTTTTACTCAATTTCTTTTCTATGTCACTCCAAAAGGAAAATTAGCTTTCTTCTGCAATGCTAATGTTTCTACTACTCAGGGCTGGGGGGCAAAACTAAAGGCTGAAAATAACAATCAAAATATTTTTCAAATAAAAGATGGGGAATTAGTCGCTATCAATCTAAAAAACATTCCGACCAACGATCGAGACAATAAAGATTACGGTCTGACTTTAATGAGCGATCGCTCTATTCCCCTTGATGTCTTTACTCATGTTGCAGCTACCGTTAATGAAGAGAAAAAGATAGATGGGAAGAACTACTATCAACTGAAGTTTTACATCAATGGAATTTTAGATAGCACTTGGTCTTTAGATAATAAGCTACCTGTAACCGATTTGCCTGATGTCTCCGAACCTGAAAAAGTTCAAATTGACATCAACATTGGCAAAAACCTGCTCAATGAGTTCTTATCTGGCAGTATTACCGATATCTGCCTGTGGAACCACATTCTTTCAGAAGAAGATATCCAGACCAATCGCTTCAAACGCCTCAACGGACGAGAAGAGAAACTTTTTGCCTATTGGCCCCTAATCGAAAGCCTCGATTCACAAATAAAAGACTATGCTGTTATTAAAGATGAGAAAAAACAGCTATATCATGGCATACTCGGCAACGACAGCCCTCATACCCTGCCTATTTGGGTACATGGCGACCTAGCCTTAGACGCTTTTCCTACGCCTCTGTCCATCTATGCCTATCACTTCAATGGTGTAGATGAATATGTTGGAGGCAAAGTCAAAAATTTAGACCTCAATGCTCTAACCATAGAAGCTTGGGTAACAATTGACGAAGCCAAAACCTATCCCATCCTGCTCAAAGCTGACGTTGTTAATAAGCAAGTTCAGCCCAAATATAAGCTGTGGATTAATGATGATAATAAATTGGTATTTTGGGATGGCTGGTTAGGACAGACCTTTACCGCCGATCGAGCAATTGAGCGATCGCAACCCCAACATATCAATTGGGTTCATATAGCAGTTGCCAAGGGAGCAGCCGTAGAACTATTTCTCAATGGAGAAGCAGTAACAGCAACTCATGCTCCATTAACGTCAGTTCAGGTTGAGCCTTCAACAACATTAGAACTTGAAGATACCTCTATCCTCTATCTAGGACGAGATTTTACT includes:
- a CDS encoding XisH family protein, giving the protein MAKDLFHDAVRRGLEKEQWIVTDDPLELEWEEVAVKIDLGAERLIAAERDREKIAVEIKSFIGTSAINDFHTALGQFLNYRIMLEVKEPERLLYLAVPLETYRTFFQSRFAQVAIERYQLHLLVYEPMTEEIVQWIN
- a CDS encoding XisI protein; translation: MDKLEHYRTCIQTLLEKRSQSKSRNEDIENELFCDTVRDRYQLMRVGWKGLERVYYTVLHFDIKDGKIWLQHNATDTDVGQELIEMGVAKEDIVLGLHPPYKRPYTGYGVA
- a CDS encoding P-loop NTPase fold protein, with the translated sequence MAEPPKPIAQLKFTPTVDEALKQLADDTAVSASKLAQTILNLYDHKRYYAGGMFVSLTLQETDLKKPAQKWLEEVQTLFDPEALVANGYQPELHGRLAIVGLAILDTKLYEQLEQHQAFTALVKELRPPLKSLTDILSDRGRKLYDEVVKPTPREVADTVPNWSDDPLKKLDEDQLGREAYARFLAERIKAIPSGSGAYTIHLYGPWGAGKSTLLNFLQAELTAEGAETYPPTKIPQKQDSSKEVSTKQQRWLIVEFNAWRNQHIDPPWWSLIDTVFRHTKGELSWLNRMWEYEWRLFSGRVSYLFSLAVLMWVLVLGGGWVLQYAIGKEDRPGRESLAQVASTAENVGKIVALVVTIWSGIEATKRSLLLGSAEAAATYKQRVNDPMNEIEQRFNKLIERLAPRRVAVFIDDLDRCQSSYVVELLEGIQTLFREAPIVYVVAADRHWLNACYVQEYDKLEPFIHEPGKSLGTLFLEKAFRFSTPIPGIPDEIRKQYWSYLLQLKTEEKDLNKARQKAKEEVSKISGEGDLQHLATRKDESKSFVEQQAIREEVAMRLAAPEVMERLEHTLKPYSSLLDPNPRAMKLLVNAYSANWAISLLSRIDVERHQLILWTILSERWPDLASFLEEHPKMVNRFRPGNSLDVDKDFEALLSDRERETLKVLFSDKDVIDVVNAKGIDDIPLGPALHEEAIKLCSLMHA
- a CDS encoding AbrB/MazE/SpoVT family DNA-binding domain-containing protein — its product is MKITKIDTNGQLTIPPDIREQLQLLPGTEIQMEVIGDTLQIHKPRSLNRGTQLIATIRGKATSRLTTENIMQLTRESP
- a CDS encoding type II toxin-antitoxin system VapC family toxin; its protein translation is MTEILVDSNVILDVLTEDPQWFEWSAQMLAEYADQGDLVINPIIYAEISIGFNQLEEVEAALPQDFFRRDPLPYAAAFLAGQSFLNYRRRGGERRSPLPDFYIGAHAAVAEIPLLTRDVNRYQTYFPSVRLIMP
- a CDS encoding amidohydrolase family protein translates to MIIHNCHTHIFTFEAVPEYFVPFGLVRFFAKYKFFRPIARLLNRLNPFSTDDLFDRYAAFISTGALDTQEKIFNQIQKFYPGGSRFVVLSMDMTRMDAGESEQSFEQQLTELAQLKQNQKYSELILPFICLDPRRDGVVELGLDYLEKQNFAGIKLYAPLGYYPYDSRLNPVYRYAEDKRIPIITHTSPAGVYYRGGDKKLKSYLQDFKFDGIDVEEIVEELKRNKRRNGNDRQKICSFFAHPVQYLYLLKQYPRLKIDFAHFGGNEDWDDYIENPLSHDDRKKYDEIVREIRDLLNNDSRTEQEQEELKQKIKQAFGLNWLYLILQMLKAYDNVYADISYTLNDEKYFSFLKVLLQDPQLRPKILFGSDYYMVQMATSEKKFSLDLRGYLGEVDYQQIAEINPKAFFGES